In one Pseudomonas sp. Bout1 genomic region, the following are encoded:
- a CDS encoding M48 family metallopeptidase, whose protein sequence is MTALKYLQAYPAALQEQVRQLIAKNQLGDYLTQRYPERHGVQSDKALYSYAQALKQEHLRNAPAIDKVLFDNRLDLTHRALGLHTTISRVQGGNLKSKKEIRIASLFKDAAPEFLRIIVVHELAHFKESDHNKAFYKLCEYMLPGYHQVEFDLRVYLTWRDMQGKP, encoded by the coding sequence ATGACCGCGCTGAAATACCTCCAGGCCTACCCCGCAGCATTGCAGGAGCAAGTGCGCCAGTTGATTGCCAAGAACCAACTGGGCGATTACCTCACCCAGCGCTACCCCGAGCGACATGGCGTGCAGAGCGACAAAGCCCTGTACAGCTACGCCCAGGCCCTGAAGCAGGAACACCTGCGCAACGCCCCGGCGATCGACAAAGTACTGTTCGATAACCGCCTGGACCTGACCCACCGCGCCCTCGGCCTGCACACCACGATCTCCCGGGTGCAGGGTGGCAACCTCAAGTCGAAGAAAGAAATCCGCATCGCCTCGCTGTTCAAGGACGCCGCGCCTGAGTTTCTGCGCATCATCGTGGTACACGAACTGGCGCACTTCAAGGAATCGGACCACAACAAGGCGTTCTACAAACTCTGTGAATACATGTTGCCAGGCTACCATCAGGTGGAATTCGACCTGCGGGTATACCTGACCTGGCGGGACATGCAGGGCAAGCCCTAA
- a CDS encoding MliC family protein, whose translation MKGVFALAALALLAGCTNLNMFDKKAEPVDKWTTWTCDSQAQVNWRFADQARTQVDVRLGGSDQVYRLKQDVAASGVLYSDGQLAFHTKGEEGLVYWVATDDLIGRGCKAQ comes from the coding sequence ATGAAAGGCGTTTTCGCCCTGGCAGCACTGGCTTTATTGGCCGGATGCACCAACCTGAACATGTTCGACAAGAAGGCAGAGCCGGTAGACAAGTGGACCACCTGGACCTGTGACAGCCAGGCGCAAGTCAACTGGCGCTTTGCCGACCAGGCCCGCACCCAGGTGGATGTGCGCCTCGGCGGCTCAGACCAGGTGTATCGCCTCAAGCAGGACGTGGCGGCTTCGGGCGTGCTGTACAGCGACGGCCAGTTGGCGTTTCACACAAAAGGTGAGGAAGGCCTGGTTTACTGGGTTGCCACCGACGATTTGATCGGGCGCGGCTGTAAAGCTCAATAA
- a CDS encoding phosphoglycerate kinase produces MTVLKMTDLDLQGKRVLIREDLNVPVKDGVVTSDARILASLPTIKLALEKGAAVMVCSHLGRPTEGEFSAENSLKPVADYLSKALGRDVPLVADYLNGVDVKAGDIVLFENVRFNKGEKKNSDELAQQYAALCDVFVMDAFGTAHRAEGSTHGVAKFAKVAAAGPLLAAELDALGKALGAPAQPMAAIVAGSKVSTKLDVLNSLSQICNQLIVGGGIANTFLAAAGHPVGKSLYEPDLLDTARAIAAKVSVPLPVDVVVAKEFAESAEATVKLIADVAADDMILDIGPQTAANFAELLKSSRTILWNGPVGVFEFDQFGNGTKVLAHAIAESSAFSIAGGGDTLAAIDKYGVSDQISYISTGGGAFLEFVEGKVLPAVEVLESRAKG; encoded by the coding sequence ATGACCGTGTTGAAGATGACCGACCTCGATCTGCAAGGTAAGCGCGTACTGATCCGCGAAGACCTCAACGTCCCAGTCAAGGACGGTGTTGTCACCAGCGATGCGCGAATCCTGGCCTCGCTGCCGACCATCAAGCTGGCCCTGGAAAAAGGCGCGGCCGTGATGGTCTGCTCCCACCTGGGTCGCCCGACCGAAGGTGAGTTCTCGGCAGAAAACAGCCTCAAGCCTGTAGCCGACTACCTCAGCAAGGCCCTGGGCCGCGACGTGCCGCTGGTCGCCGACTACCTGAACGGCGTGGACGTGAAGGCCGGCGACATCGTGCTGTTCGAAAACGTGCGCTTTAACAAAGGCGAGAAAAAGAACAGCGACGAACTGGCCCAGCAATACGCTGCCCTGTGCGACGTGTTCGTGATGGATGCCTTCGGTACCGCTCACCGTGCCGAGGGTTCGACCCACGGCGTGGCCAAGTTCGCCAAAGTCGCCGCGGCTGGCCCGTTGCTGGCCGCTGAACTGGACGCCTTGGGCAAGGCGCTGGGCGCTCCGGCCCAACCGATGGCCGCCATCGTTGCCGGCTCCAAGGTGTCCACCAAGCTCGACGTACTCAACAGCCTGAGCCAGATCTGCAACCAGCTGATCGTCGGCGGCGGCATTGCCAACACTTTCCTGGCCGCTGCCGGCCACCCGGTGGGCAAATCGCTGTACGAGCCGGACCTGCTGGACACCGCCCGCGCTATTGCCGCCAAGGTCAGCGTGCCGCTGCCGGTAGACGTGGTAGTGGCCAAGGAATTCGCAGAAAGCGCCGAAGCTACCGTCAAACTGATCGCTGACGTAGCCGCCGACGATATGATCCTGGACATCGGCCCGCAAACTGCAGCCAACTTCGCTGAACTGCTGAAGTCGTCCCGGACCATCCTGTGGAACGGCCCGGTGGGCGTGTTCGAGTTCGACCAGTTCGGCAACGGCACCAAAGTACTGGCCCACGCCATTGCTGAAAGCTCGGCTTTCTCCATCGCAGGTGGCGGCGACACCCTGGCGGCCATCGATAAATATGGCGTTAGCGATCAGATCTCCTACATTTCTACCGGTGGTGGTGCATTCCTCGAATTCGTCGAAGGCAAGGTACTGCCGGCGGTTGAAGTGCTGGAAAGCCGGGCGAAGGGCTGA
- the epd gene encoding erythrose-4-phosphate dehydrogenase: MPQPRPYKVALNGYGRIGRCVLRALFERGAAAGFEIVAINDLADMASIEYLTRFDSTHGRFPGEVRVEDDCLHINGNCVKVLRSATPEGIDWAALDVDLVLECSGAYHTRADGQRFLDAGAPRVLFSQPMASEADVDATIVYGVNQDCLTGAELLVSNASCTTNCGVPLLRLLDQAIGLEYVSITTIHSAMNDQPVIDAYHHEDLRRTRSAFQSVIPVSTGLARGIERLLPELAGRIQAKAVRVPTVNVSCLDITMQTVSDTDAGEVNRILRDAATSGPLKGLLAYTELPHASCDFNHDPHSAIVDASQTRVSGPRLVNILAWFDNEWGFANRMLDVAEHYLQTASPQL, from the coding sequence ATGCCTCAACCGCGTCCCTACAAAGTTGCACTCAACGGCTACGGCCGGATTGGTCGTTGCGTCTTGCGTGCTCTGTTCGAGCGAGGGGCGGCTGCCGGGTTTGAAATTGTTGCGATCAACGACCTGGCGGATATGGCCAGTATCGAATACCTGACACGCTTTGACTCCACCCACGGCCGGTTCCCCGGCGAAGTGCGGGTCGAGGACGACTGTCTGCATATTAATGGCAACTGCGTGAAGGTATTACGCAGTGCCACCCCCGAGGGCATCGACTGGGCGGCGCTGGACGTCGACCTGGTGTTGGAATGCTCCGGTGCTTATCACACCCGTGCCGATGGCCAGCGTTTTCTCGACGCCGGCGCGCCACGCGTATTGTTCTCCCAGCCGATGGCCAGCGAGGCGGATGTCGACGCCACCATCGTCTACGGCGTGAACCAGGATTGCCTGACCGGCGCCGAGCTGCTGGTGTCCAACGCCTCCTGCACCACCAACTGCGGCGTGCCCCTGTTGCGCCTGCTGGACCAGGCGATTGGCCTGGAGTACGTGTCGATCACCACCATTCACTCGGCGATGAACGACCAGCCGGTAATCGACGCCTACCACCATGAAGACCTGCGCCGCACGCGTTCGGCGTTTCAGTCAGTGATTCCAGTGTCTACCGGCCTGGCGCGCGGTATCGAGCGACTGTTGCCGGAACTTGCCGGGCGAATCCAGGCCAAAGCCGTACGGGTACCGACGGTGAACGTGTCGTGCCTGGACATCACCATGCAAACCGTCAGCGACACCGACGCCGGCGAGGTCAACCGGATCTTGCGCGATGCCGCCACCAGCGGCCCGCTCAAGGGGCTTTTGGCCTACACCGAGTTGCCGCATGCCAGCTGTGATTTCAACCACGACCCGCATTCGGCCATCGTCGATGCCAGCCAGACCCGCGTTTCCGGCCCACGGCTGGTGAACATCCTGGCTTGGTTCGACAACGAATGGGGGTTTGCCAACCGTATGCTGGACGTTGCAGAACACTACCTGCAAACAGCCTCTCCACAACTTTAG
- a CDS encoding putative bifunctional diguanylate cyclase/phosphodiesterase gives MECAPIKPRDGCSVLLVVDDYPENLISMRALLQREDWQVVTAASGVEALGLLLEHDVDLVLLDVMMPGMDGFEVARLMRGSQRTQLTPIIFLSAHAQSPAAMLEGYASGAIDYLLKPFDPNILKPKVQALLEHQRNRRALQRLSHDLESARAFNASVLDNAAEGILVVGEDGVISYANPAISRLLNAPVAELQGAEFLDFLQKPHVPGWSDSALYEGYKRGETWRLHDAILRTAPGQQLPVAMSCAPLPAEQKAMVVTVLDMSEVRHLHQQLEFQAVTDPLTGLLNRRGFHQAVENVLLRSERNELSLVLLYLDLDGFKRVNDSLGHDAGDRVLRWVSEQLTACLRSYDILGRMGGDEFTALLELEFPEQAAKIAEKLIERVSICQQVDGLDVMLGVSIGIATFPDCGSDINGLLRAADVAMYEAKRAGRQQYRYYDQEMNGRARSRLMLEDSVRSAIDSKDFTLVYQPQVSLHDGHLRGVEALLRWQHPSVGDVPPGLFLPLLEEARLISQLSTWIYQQVAAQRHAWKTAFSDELVLSVSLSSSQFNMPNLASQLQQVLERHGLRGRQLEVEISEESLMHNLDESTKQLKLLRRVGVRIALDDFGAGNCSLAHLRDLEFDTLKLDPKLVARLPGSSRDAAMARSIIELCRHFELLVIAEGVETQEQAQWLKDNGCQFIQGPHVAAPLMADDVANWQLRAAPR, from the coding sequence ATGGAATGCGCTCCAATCAAGCCTCGCGATGGGTGTTCAGTGCTTTTGGTGGTCGATGACTATCCCGAAAACCTGATCAGCATGCGTGCGCTATTGCAGCGTGAAGACTGGCAGGTGGTCACCGCAGCGTCCGGCGTTGAAGCCCTGGGGTTGCTGCTCGAACATGACGTCGACCTGGTGTTGCTGGATGTGATGATGCCCGGCATGGACGGGTTCGAGGTGGCCCGGCTGATGCGCGGCAGCCAGCGCACGCAACTGACCCCGATCATCTTTCTCAGCGCCCACGCCCAGTCGCCGGCGGCGATGCTGGAGGGGTACGCCAGCGGCGCAATCGACTACCTGCTCAAACCCTTTGACCCCAATATCCTCAAGCCCAAGGTCCAGGCGCTGCTGGAGCACCAGCGCAACCGCCGTGCCTTGCAGCGCCTGAGCCATGACCTGGAGTCGGCCCGGGCCTTCAACGCCTCGGTGCTCGACAACGCCGCCGAAGGCATCCTGGTGGTGGGCGAAGACGGCGTGATCAGCTACGCCAACCCGGCGATTTCGCGGCTGTTGAACGCCCCGGTTGCCGAGTTGCAGGGCGCCGAGTTTCTCGACTTTCTGCAAAAGCCCCACGTGCCAGGCTGGTCCGACTCTGCGTTGTATGAAGGCTATAAGCGCGGCGAAACCTGGCGCCTGCATGACGCTATCCTGCGCACGGCGCCGGGCCAGCAACTGCCGGTGGCTATGTCGTGCGCGCCGTTGCCGGCCGAGCAAAAAGCCATGGTGGTGACCGTGCTGGACATGTCCGAGGTGCGCCACCTGCACCAGCAACTGGAGTTCCAGGCGGTTACCGACCCGCTGACCGGCTTGCTCAACCGGCGCGGGTTTCACCAGGCGGTGGAGAATGTGCTGTTGCGCAGCGAGCGTAACGAGCTGTCACTGGTGTTGTTGTACCTGGACCTCGACGGGTTCAAACGGGTCAATGATTCCCTCGGCCACGACGCCGGTGACCGGGTGCTGCGCTGGGTCTCCGAGCAGTTGACGGCGTGCCTGCGCTCCTACGACATTCTCGGGCGCATGGGCGGTGATGAATTTACCGCACTGCTGGAGCTGGAATTTCCGGAGCAGGCGGCCAAGATTGCGGAGAAACTGATCGAACGGGTGTCGATCTGTCAGCAGGTGGACGGCCTGGATGTGATGCTGGGCGTCAGTATCGGCATCGCCACCTTTCCGGACTGCGGCTCGGACATCAACGGCCTGCTGCGCGCAGCGGACGTCGCCATGTACGAAGCCAAGCGCGCCGGGCGTCAGCAATATCGCTATTACGATCAGGAAATGAACGGCCGTGCCCGCTCCCGCCTGATGCTTGAAGACAGCGTGCGCAGCGCCATCGACAGCAAGGATTTCACCCTGGTGTACCAGCCGCAGGTGTCGTTGCACGACGGCCACTTGCGCGGCGTCGAGGCGTTGCTGCGCTGGCAGCATCCGAGCGTCGGCGACGTGCCGCCGGGGCTGTTCTTACCGTTGCTGGAGGAGGCGCGGCTGATCAGCCAGTTGAGCACCTGGATCTACCAGCAGGTGGCCGCCCAGCGGCACGCGTGGAAAACTGCGTTCAGCGATGAGCTGGTGTTGAGCGTGAGCTTGAGCAGCAGCCAGTTCAACATGCCGAACTTGGCCAGCCAGCTGCAGCAGGTGCTGGAGCGACATGGGTTGCGCGGCCGGCAGCTTGAGGTGGAGATCAGCGAAGAAAGCCTGATGCACAACCTGGATGAGTCCACCAAGCAGCTCAAGCTGTTGCGCCGGGTTGGAGTGCGAATTGCCCTGGATGATTTCGGCGCGGGCAATTGCTCCCTCGCGCACCTGCGGGACCTGGAATTTGACACCCTCAAGCTCGACCCAAAGCTGGTTGCGCGCCTGCCAGGCTCATCCCGGGACGCGGCGATGGCGCGGAGCATTATCGAGCTGTGCCGGCATTTCGAGCTGCTGGTGATTGCCGAGGGTGTCGAAACTCAGGAGCAAGCGCAGTGGCTCAAAGACAACGGTTGCCAGTTCATCCAGGGACCGCACGTGGCAGCACCGTTGATGGCCGATGACGTCGCCAACTGGCAGCTGCGCGCAGCGCCCCGCTGA
- a CDS encoding polysaccharide lyase family 7 protein codes for MIDLSTWNLSIPVGSPPSTIDTPKLLGGFKDQYFQAEGSSVQFWTPVTGTRTENAIYPRSELRETYADGRLRNWLYSDADNFLRATLAVNQVPSSGKIVIGQIHAYDSQKPLIKVEYQYKEKTQTGNIVAKVRMRPDEAEGRVIIVAENVPLGRDFTYVIHLNKAGLLSVDAASGQWNERIGAAWGKQPLYFKAGAYVQDNSGNSKEGARVTFAKLDIDHD; via the coding sequence ATGATTGATCTGTCCACCTGGAACCTGAGCATCCCCGTCGGCTCCCCGCCCTCGACCATCGACACCCCGAAACTGCTCGGCGGGTTCAAAGACCAATACTTCCAGGCCGAAGGCAGCAGCGTGCAATTCTGGACCCCGGTCACCGGCACGCGTACCGAAAACGCCATTTACCCCCGTAGCGAACTGCGCGAAACCTACGCCGATGGCCGCCTGCGCAACTGGCTGTACAGCGACGCCGATAACTTCCTGCGTGCCACGTTGGCAGTCAACCAGGTGCCGTCCTCCGGCAAGATCGTCATCGGTCAAATCCACGCCTATGACAGCCAGAAACCGCTGATCAAGGTCGAATACCAATACAAGGAAAAAACCCAGACCGGCAACATCGTCGCCAAGGTGCGCATGCGCCCCGACGAAGCCGAAGGCCGGGTCATCATCGTTGCCGAAAACGTGCCCCTGGGCCGTGACTTCACCTACGTCATCCACCTGAACAAAGCCGGCCTGTTGAGCGTCGACGCCGCCAGCGGGCAGTGGAACGAACGCATTGGCGCGGCGTGGGGCAAACAGCCGCTGTACTTCAAGGCCGGGGCCTACGTGCAGGACAATAGCGGCAACAGCAAGGAGGGCGCCCGGGTGACGTTTGCCAAGCTGGACATTGACCACGACTGA
- the tkt gene encoding transketolase has product MPSRRERANAIRALSMDAVQKANSGHPGAPMGMADIAEVLWRDFLKHNPSNPAFADRDRFILSNGHGSMLIYSLLHLTGYDVTIDDLKNFRQIHSRTPGHPEYGYTPGVETTTGPLGQGLANAVGFALAEKVLGAQFNRPNHNVVDHHTYVFLGDGCMMEGISHEVASLAGTLGLGKLIAFYDDNGISIDGEVEGWFTDDTPKRFEAYNWQVIRNVDGHDPEEIKTAIETARKSEQPTLICCKTTIGFGSPNKQGKEDCHGAPLGDAEIALTRAALKWNHGPFEIPADIYAEWDAKEAGLAAEAEWDQRFAAYSAEFPQLANELVRRLAGDLPADFAEKASAYIAEVAAKGETIASRKASQNALNAFGPLLPEFLGGSADLAGSNLTLWKGCKGVSAEDASGNYMYYGVREFGMSAIMNGVALHGGLVPYGATFLMFMEYARNAVRMASLMKKRVIFVYTHDSIGLGEDGPTHQPVEQLTSLRTTPNLDTWRPSDAVESAVAWKHAIERKDGPSALIFSRQNLQHQTRDAAQIEGISRGGYVLKDCIGEPELILISTGSEVGLAVQAYDKLTAAGRNVRVVSMPCTSVFEAQDADYKQSVLPLQVSARIAIEAAHADYWYKYVGLEGRVIGMTTYGESAPAPALFEEFGFTLENILGQAEELLED; this is encoded by the coding sequence ATGCCCAGCCGTCGTGAGCGTGCCAACGCCATTCGTGCCCTCAGCATGGATGCCGTGCAAAAAGCCAACAGCGGCCATCCCGGTGCCCCGATGGGCATGGCGGATATCGCCGAGGTACTTTGGCGTGACTTCCTGAAACACAACCCGAGCAACCCGGCGTTCGCCGACCGTGACCGATTCATCCTGTCCAACGGCCACGGCTCGATGCTGATCTACTCGTTGCTGCACCTGACCGGCTACGACGTCACCATCGACGACCTGAAAAACTTCCGCCAGATCCACAGCCGCACCCCGGGCCACCCGGAATACGGCTACACCCCAGGCGTCGAGACCACCACCGGCCCACTCGGCCAGGGCCTGGCCAACGCCGTGGGTTTTGCCCTGGCTGAAAAAGTGTTGGGCGCGCAGTTCAACCGTCCAAACCACAACGTTGTCGACCACCACACCTACGTGTTCCTGGGTGATGGCTGCATGATGGAAGGCATTTCCCATGAAGTCGCATCCCTTGCCGGCACCCTGGGCCTGGGCAAGCTGATTGCCTTCTACGATGACAACGGCATCTCCATCGACGGCGAAGTCGAAGGCTGGTTCACCGACGACACGCCAAAGCGTTTCGAAGCCTACAACTGGCAGGTGATCCGCAATGTCGACGGTCACGATCCTGAAGAGATCAAGACCGCCATCGAAACTGCCCGCAAGAGCGAGCAGCCAACCCTGATCTGCTGCAAGACCACCATCGGCTTCGGCTCGCCGAACAAGCAAGGTAAAGAAGACTGCCACGGCGCCCCATTGGGTGACGCGGAAATCGCCCTGACCCGCGCTGCGCTGAAGTGGAACCACGGCCCGTTTGAAATCCCGGCTGACATCTATGCCGAGTGGGACGCCAAGGAAGCAGGCCTGGCTGCCGAAGCCGAGTGGGACCAGCGTTTCGCGGCCTACTCCGCCGAATTCCCGCAGCTTGCCAACGAACTGGTACGCCGCCTGGCCGGTGACCTGCCTGCCGACTTCGCTGAAAAAGCCTCGGCCTACATCGCCGAAGTGGCTGCCAAGGGCGAAACCATCGCCAGCCGTAAAGCCAGCCAGAACGCCCTGAACGCTTTCGGCCCGCTGCTGCCTGAGTTCCTCGGCGGTTCGGCTGACCTGGCCGGCTCCAACCTGACCCTGTGGAAAGGTTGCAAGGGTGTCTCGGCGGAAGACGCCAGCGGCAACTACATGTACTACGGCGTGCGCGAGTTCGGCATGAGCGCCATCATGAACGGCGTTGCCCTGCACGGCGGCCTGGTGCCTTACGGCGCGACCTTCCTGATGTTCATGGAATACGCACGCAACGCCGTACGCATGGCGTCGTTGATGAAGAAGCGTGTGATCTTCGTCTATACCCACGACTCCATCGGCCTGGGCGAAGACGGCCCGACGCACCAGCCGGTCGAGCAATTGACCAGCCTGCGCACCACGCCGAACCTGGACACCTGGCGCCCATCGGACGCCGTCGAATCGGCTGTGGCCTGGAAGCACGCGATCGAGCGTAAAGACGGCCCTTCGGCGCTGATCTTCTCCCGTCAGAACCTGCAGCACCAAACCCGCGACGCGGCGCAGATCGAAGGCATCAGCCGTGGTGGCTACGTGCTGAAAGACTGCATCGGCGAGCCTGAGCTGATCCTGATCTCCACCGGTTCCGAAGTGGGCCTGGCGGTTCAGGCGTACGACAAACTGACGGCCGCCGGGCGTAACGTGCGTGTGGTTTCCATGCCGTGCACCAGCGTTTTCGAAGCGCAGGATGCCGACTACAAGCAATCGGTATTGCCGTTGCAGGTCAGCGCGCGTATCGCCATTGAAGCGGCTCACGCCGACTACTGGTACAAGTACGTGGGCCTGGAAGGCCGCGTGATCGGCATGACCACCTACGGTGAGTCGGCGCCGGCGCCAGCGTTGTTCGAAGAGTTCGGTTTCACCCTGGAAAACATCCTGGGTCAGGCTGAAGAGCTGCTGGAAGACTAA
- the fba gene encoding class II fructose-bisphosphate aldolase (catalyzes the reversible aldol condensation of dihydroxyacetonephosphate and glyceraldehyde 3-phosphate in the Calvin cycle, glycolysis, and/or gluconeogenesis): MALISMRQMLDHAAEFGYGVPAFNVNNLEQMRAIMEAADKTDSPVIVQASAGARKYAGAPFLRHLILAAIEEFPHIPVCMHQDHGTSPDVCQRSIQLGFSSVMMDGSLGEDGKTPTDYEYNVRVTQQTVAMAHACGVSVEGELGCLGSLETGMAGEEDGIGAEGVLDHSQMLTDPEEAADFVKKTQVDALAIAIGTSHGAYKFTKPPTGDVLAIDRIKEIHKRIPNTHLVMHGSSSVPQEWLAIINQYGGDIKETYGVPVEEIVEGIKYGVRKVNIDTDLRLASTGAMRRLMATNPSEFDPRKFFGATVTAMRDVCIARYEAFGTAGNASKIKPISLEAMYQRYLKGELNAKVN; the protein is encoded by the coding sequence ATGGCACTTATCAGCATGCGCCAGATGTTGGACCACGCAGCCGAATTCGGCTATGGCGTTCCAGCCTTCAACGTCAACAACCTTGAGCAGATGCGCGCCATCATGGAAGCCGCTGACAAGACTGACTCTCCAGTGATCGTCCAGGCTTCGGCCGGCGCGCGCAAATACGCCGGTGCCCCGTTCCTGCGTCACCTGATCCTCGCCGCGATCGAAGAATTCCCGCACATCCCGGTGTGCATGCACCAGGACCACGGCACCAGCCCTGACGTGTGCCAGCGCTCCATCCAACTGGGCTTCAGCTCGGTAATGATGGACGGCTCCCTGGGCGAAGACGGCAAGACCCCAACCGACTACGAATACAACGTACGCGTTACCCAACAAACCGTAGCCATGGCTCACGCCTGTGGCGTTTCGGTTGAAGGCGAGCTGGGCTGCCTGGGTTCGCTGGAAACGGGCATGGCCGGGGAAGAAGACGGCATCGGCGCCGAAGGCGTACTGGATCACAGCCAAATGCTGACCGACCCGGAAGAAGCTGCTGACTTCGTGAAGAAGACCCAGGTCGACGCCCTGGCCATCGCCATCGGCACCAGCCACGGCGCGTACAAGTTCACCAAGCCGCCTACCGGCGACGTGCTGGCCATCGACCGCATCAAGGAAATCCACAAACGCATCCCTAACACCCACCTGGTGATGCACGGTTCTTCCTCGGTACCGCAAGAGTGGCTGGCGATCATCAACCAGTACGGCGGCGACATCAAAGAAACCTACGGCGTGCCGGTTGAAGAAATCGTCGAAGGCATCAAGTACGGCGTGCGCAAGGTCAACATCGACACCGACCTGCGTTTGGCGTCCACGGGTGCGATGCGTCGCCTGATGGCCACCAACCCGAGCGAATTTGACCCACGTAAATTCTTCGGTGCTACCGTGACTGCCATGCGTGACGTGTGTATCGCACGTTACGAAGCCTTCGGTACTGCGGGCAACGCTTCGAAGATCAAGCCGATCTCCCTGGAAGCGATGTACCAGCGTTACCTGAAAGGTGAGTTGAACGCCAAGGTCAACTAA
- the alr gene encoding alanine racemase, with amino-acid sequence MPFSRTLLALSLGMALLQNPAFAAPPLSMADGVAQVNIQDSNAWVEINKVAFENNIRTLQASLADKSKICAVLKADAYGHGIGLLMPSVIKLGVPCVGIASNEEARVVRESGFKGQLIRVRTAALSELEAALPYNVEELVGNLDFAVRASMIAENHGRPLVVHLGLNSSGMSRNGVEMTTAQGRRDAVAITKVPNLQVKAIMTHFAVEDAADVRTGLKAFNEQANWLINVAQLDRSKITLHAANSFATLEVPESRLDMVRPGGLLFGDTVPSFTEYKRVMQFKSHVASVNSYPKGNTVGYDRTYTLARDSKLANITVGYSDGYRRAFTNKGIVLINGHRVPVVGKVSMNTLMVDVTDVPTVKSGDEVVLFGKQGAVETSQAEVEDINGALLADLYTVWGNSNPKVLVEN; translated from the coding sequence ATGCCCTTTTCCCGCACCCTGCTCGCCCTCTCTCTGGGCATGGCTCTGCTGCAAAACCCGGCCTTCGCCGCCCCGCCACTGTCGATGGCCGACGGGGTGGCCCAGGTCAATATCCAGGACAGCAACGCCTGGGTCGAAATCAACAAAGTCGCCTTCGAAAACAACATCCGCACCCTGCAAGCCAGCCTCGCTGACAAGTCGAAAATCTGCGCCGTGCTCAAGGCGGATGCCTACGGCCACGGCATCGGTTTGCTGATGCCCTCGGTGATCAAACTGGGCGTGCCCTGCGTCGGCATCGCCAGCAACGAAGAAGCCCGCGTGGTCCGTGAAAGCGGCTTCAAGGGCCAACTGATCCGCGTACGTACTGCCGCCCTGAGCGAGCTGGAAGCTGCGTTGCCGTATAACGTCGAAGAGCTGGTGGGCAATCTGGACTTCGCCGTGCGCGCCAGCATGATCGCCGAAAACCACGGCCGCCCGCTGGTCGTGCACCTGGGCCTGAACTCCAGCGGCATGAGCCGCAACGGCGTGGAAATGACCACCGCCCAAGGCCGGCGCGACGCCGTTGCCATTACCAAGGTGCCGAACCTGCAAGTGAAGGCGATCATGACCCACTTCGCCGTCGAAGATGCCGCCGACGTGCGCACCGGCCTCAAGGCGTTCAACGAACAAGCCAACTGGCTGATCAACGTCGCCCAGCTCGACCGCAGCAAAATCACCCTGCACGCCGCCAACTCCTTCGCCACCCTGGAAGTGCCCGAGTCGCGGCTGGACATGGTTCGCCCGGGCGGCCTGCTGTTTGGCGATACCGTGCCGTCGTTCACCGAATACAAGCGGGTGATGCAGTTCAAATCCCACGTGGCGTCGGTCAACAGCTACCCGAAAGGCAACACCGTGGGCTACGACCGCACTTACACCCTGGCGCGGGATTCGAAACTGGCGAACATCACCGTGGGTTATTCCGACGGCTATCGCCGGGCGTTTACCAACAAAGGTATCGTACTGATCAACGGGCACCGTGTGCCGGTGGTGGGCAAGGTGTCGATGAACACGCTGATGGTGGATGTCACCGACGTACCGACCGTGAAGAGCGGCGATGAGGTGGTGTTGTTCGGCAAGCAGGGCGCGGTAGAGACCAGCCAGGCGGAAGTTGAAGACATCAACGGTGCGCTGCTGGCGGATCTATATACGGTGTGGGGTAACTCGAATCCGAAGGTGCTGGTGGAGAACTAA